In Bacteroidota bacterium, a single window of DNA contains:
- a CDS encoding GxxExxY protein, with protein sequence MKEYSEENYPKKEITEKIIKAAFTVHNKLGFGFVEKVYENALAKELRNAGLMAEQQKKMKVVYGGEPVGDFIVDILVSNSVIVELKAVHMLESTFEDKLLHYLKVSNLPAGLLLNFGTPSVQIRRKVYSVRRDQSAKSGISVKSEESE encoded by the coding sequence ATGAAAGAATATTCGGAAGAGAACTATCCAAAAAAGGAAATAACCGAAAAGATCATAAAGGCTGCGTTCACCGTACATAATAAATTAGGCTTCGGGTTTGTAGAAAAAGTTTATGAAAATGCGTTGGCAAAGGAATTGCGGAACGCGGGGCTTATGGCAGAACAGCAGAAGAAGATGAAAGTTGTCTATGGGGGTGAGCCTGTCGGAGATTTCATCGTCGATATTTTAGTAAGCAACAGCGTTATCGTTGAGTTGAAAGCGGTCCACATGCTGGAGAGTACATTCGAAGACAAGCTGCTTCACTATTTAAAAGTCTCAAACCTTCCGGCCGGATTGCTTCTCAATTTCGGAACCCCCAGCGTTCAAATCAGACGAAAAGTATATTCTGTCCGCAGAGACCAATCTGCGAAATCTGGAATCAGCGTAAAATCTGAGGAATCTGAGTAA
- the glgP gene encoding alpha-glucan family phosphorylase, with translation MSERTSAPDSSLLLTKLQSLSENLWWSWNFDAQAIFRDLSPQVWERTHHNPVALLAEMSNAEVRARLGDSEMAARIESAWEKFDAYMNSKKKWAVSEAKTLKGPVAYFSAEFGFHESLRTYSGGLGILAGDHTKSASDLGVPFIGISLFYRQGYFEQRIGADGWQNEMYVSADPSKLPLNIVTDKKGEPIRCSVEIGFSTVRFLAWQLNVGRSVVYLLDTNVRENEERFRDLTAHVYGGDSTTRISQEIILGVGGVRLLRALNIHPSTFHMNEGHSAFLTLELLREALEKNGSASAAAESVKRQCVFTTHTPVPAGHDRFSIDLMEHSFSSMSKAMKISTEELMGYGRIDPADANETFCMTVLALKMSRAANGVSQLHGQVSREMWKTLYKETPAENVPIGSITNGVHIGGWLNETSERFWNKHLGGDWQEHFLDPAFWTKAAQDPAISDEALWSMRYQLRRELVEFARHTLRVQHSRFGNGTAVYEKVLNPDVLTIGFSRRFATYKRAPLLFTDLERAIQLFGDEARPVQLIFAGKAHPRDDEGKKFIKQVIDLTNNPRLFGKVVFLENYDINVARHLVAGADVWLNNPRRPLEASGTSGQKVAIHGGLNCSIMDGWWREACDNTNGWAIGKDEPPAHAEQQDIVDAENLFTVMKESIIPEFYHRDERNIPRRWLQRVRRSIATLVPRYNTHRMVAEYVKKYYV, from the coding sequence ATGAGCGAACGAACATCCGCACCTGATTCATCCCTCTTGTTGACAAAACTTCAATCGCTTTCCGAAAATTTATGGTGGTCCTGGAATTTTGACGCGCAGGCGATCTTCCGCGACCTCTCTCCACAGGTGTGGGAGAGAACGCATCACAATCCCGTCGCCCTTCTCGCGGAGATGTCGAATGCCGAAGTTCGCGCGCGCCTAGGGGACAGCGAAATGGCGGCGCGCATAGAGTCCGCGTGGGAGAAATTCGACGCGTACATGAACAGCAAAAAGAAATGGGCGGTATCCGAAGCCAAGACATTGAAGGGGCCCGTCGCATACTTCAGCGCGGAGTTCGGCTTCCACGAAAGCTTGAGAACCTATTCCGGCGGCCTCGGCATCCTCGCCGGCGACCATACAAAGTCGGCAAGCGACCTCGGAGTGCCGTTCATCGGCATTTCGCTCTTTTACCGCCAGGGATATTTCGAGCAGCGCATCGGGGCCGACGGATGGCAAAATGAGATGTACGTTTCCGCGGACCCGTCAAAGCTTCCGCTGAACATCGTCACGGACAAGAAGGGGGAGCCGATACGCTGCTCGGTCGAGATCGGGTTCAGCACGGTCCGCTTCCTCGCGTGGCAATTGAACGTCGGCAGGAGCGTCGTCTACCTGCTCGATACGAACGTCCGCGAGAACGAAGAACGCTTCCGCGACCTCACGGCACACGTCTACGGCGGCGACAGCACGACCCGCATCTCGCAGGAGATCATCCTGGGCGTCGGCGGGGTCCGGCTGCTCCGCGCCCTCAACATCCATCCGTCGACCTTCCACATGAACGAAGGGCATTCGGCGTTCCTCACGCTTGAGCTTCTGCGGGAGGCTCTCGAGAAGAACGGCTCCGCAAGCGCCGCGGCGGAGAGCGTGAAACGGCAGTGCGTGTTCACAACGCACACGCCGGTTCCCGCCGGACACGACCGGTTCTCCATAGATCTGATGGAGCATTCTTTTTCATCGATGAGCAAGGCGATGAAGATCTCGACCGAAGAGCTGATGGGATACGGACGGATCGACCCGGCCGACGCGAACGAGACGTTCTGCATGACGGTCCTCGCGCTGAAGATGTCGCGCGCAGCGAACGGCGTGAGCCAGCTGCACGGCCAGGTGAGCCGCGAAATGTGGAAGACGCTGTACAAGGAGACGCCCGCCGAGAACGTTCCGATCGGTTCGATCACGAACGGCGTCCACATCGGCGGGTGGCTCAACGAAACGTCCGAGCGGTTCTGGAACAAACATCTTGGCGGCGATTGGCAGGAACATTTTCTCGACCCCGCGTTCTGGACGAAGGCCGCTCAGGATCCGGCGATCTCGGACGAAGCGCTCTGGTCAATGCGTTATCAGCTGCGGCGGGAGCTTGTCGAATTTGCGCGGCACACGCTCCGCGTGCAGCATTCGCGCTTCGGCAACGGCACCGCCGTCTACGAGAAGGTCCTCAACCCGGACGTCCTCACGATCGGATTCTCGCGGCGGTTTGCGACCTATAAACGCGCGCCGCTTCTCTTCACTGACCTCGAGCGGGCGATCCAGCTGTTCGGCGACGAAGCCCGGCCGGTGCAACTGATCTTTGCGGGCAAAGCGCATCCCCGCGACGATGAGGGAAAAAAATTCATCAAACAGGTCATCGACCTGACGAATAATCCCCGCCTCTTCGGAAAAGTCGTCTTCCTTGAAAACTACGACATCAACGTCGCGCGGCATCTCGTGGCGGGAGCCGACGTCTGGCTCAACAACCCGCGCCGTCCCCTCGAGGCAAGCGGAACCAGCGGACAGAAGGTCGCGATCCACGGAGGATTGAACTGCAGCATCATGGACGGGTGGTGGCGCGAAGCGTGCGACAACACGAACGGCTGGGCGATCGGAAAGGACGAACCGCCGGCTCACGCAGAACAGCAGGACATCGTCGATGCGGAGAATCTTTTTACGGTGATGAAGGAAAGCATCATCCCGGAATTTTATCACCGCGACGAACGGAATATCCCCCGCCGCTGGCTGCAGCGCGTGCGCCGGTCGATCGCAACGCTGGTGCCGCGCTACAACACGCACCGCATGGTCGCGGAGTACGTCAAGAAATACTACGTGTGA
- a CDS encoding adenosine deaminase: protein MKLTKNVLRSVPKVLLHDHLDGGIRPQTVIELARDQRYTKLPTMDAGELAQWFQRGAQRGSLPLFLEGFEHTCGVMQTEEGLERVAYETLEDMKRDGIVYLETRFAPVFHRQKGLHNETIVKAVLRGLERGKKDFGVEYGLIICAMRNMDPKISQEIAELAVDFRSQGVVGFDLAGEEGGYPPKKHIDAFHYIQRENFNITVHAGEAFGKESIWQAIQWCGAHRIGHATRLIEDMRVKDGQVLSMGTLAQYVLDKRIPLEICLTSNVHTGAVANIDEHPFGIFYRYKFRVTLNTDDRLMSGITLTDEYHTAAEHFGLTLDELEKITINAMKSAFIPYKQRIAIIYDVLKPGFAKVRGVRKKK from the coding sequence ATGAAACTCACCAAAAATGTTCTCCGCTCAGTCCCTAAGGTCCTTCTCCATGATCATCTTGACGGCGGCATCCGTCCCCAGACCGTCATCGAATTAGCGCGCGATCAACGCTATACGAAACTTCCGACAATGGACGCCGGCGAACTCGCGCAATGGTTTCAGCGCGGAGCCCAGCGCGGGAGCCTTCCCCTCTTCCTCGAAGGGTTCGAACATACCTGCGGCGTCATGCAAACCGAAGAAGGGCTCGAGCGTGTTGCGTACGAGACTCTTGAGGATATGAAACGCGACGGCATCGTCTATCTGGAGACCCGCTTCGCTCCGGTCTTTCACCGCCAGAAGGGGCTGCACAACGAGACGATCGTCAAAGCCGTTCTTCGCGGACTGGAACGAGGCAAGAAAGATTTCGGGGTGGAGTACGGGCTCATCATCTGCGCGATGAGAAACATGGACCCGAAAATTTCTCAGGAAATTGCCGAGCTCGCGGTCGATTTTCGGAGCCAGGGAGTCGTCGGGTTCGACCTTGCCGGAGAAGAAGGGGGCTATCCGCCGAAGAAACATATCGACGCCTTCCATTACATCCAGCGCGAAAATTTCAACATCACGGTTCACGCGGGGGAAGCCTTCGGCAAGGAATCGATCTGGCAGGCGATCCAATGGTGCGGCGCGCACCGCATCGGCCATGCGACCCGCCTGATCGAAGACATGAGGGTGAAGGACGGGCAAGTTCTGAGCATGGGGACGCTGGCGCAGTATGTGCTCGATAAGCGCATCCCCCTCGAGATCTGCTTGACGAGCAACGTCCACACGGGCGCAGTCGCGAATATTGACGAGCATCCGTTCGGCATTTTCTACCGCTACAAGTTCCGGGTCACGCTGAATACGGACGACCGCTTGATGAGCGGAATAACGTTGACCGACGAGTATCATACCGCCGCCGAACACTTCGGATTGACGCTCGACGAACTTGAGAAGATCACCATCAACGCCATGAAGAGCGCGTTCATCCCGTACAAACAGCGGATCGCGATCATTTATGACGTGTTGAAACCGGGGTTTGCAAAGGTGAGAGGAGTGCGAAAGAAGAAATAG
- the sixA gene encoding phosphohistidine phosphatase SixA, translating into MRLFILRHADAEAQGTSHDADRALTPEGIEEAKCVAGAVHAMKLGLTAILTSPTARAKATAELVAAQFPPLEVRPVEQLGPASRPEGLFQELRSYPRDSRILLVTHKPLIVSLIASLIGMATESKVGVKKASLACIDVGSTVQRGSGVLLWLLTNEQMQLMRKKD; encoded by the coding sequence ATGAGATTATTTATTCTCCGCCACGCGGACGCGGAAGCCCAAGGGACCTCGCACGACGCAGACCGAGCGCTGACGCCAGAAGGAATTGAAGAAGCCAAATGTGTCGCTGGCGCCGTCCATGCCATGAAGTTGGGTCTCACTGCCATCCTCACAAGCCCGACGGCTCGCGCAAAAGCAACGGCAGAATTAGTCGCTGCACAATTCCCTCCCCTTGAGGTCCGTCCCGTTGAGCAGCTGGGGCCGGCGTCGAGACCCGAGGGGCTGTTTCAAGAACTCCGGTCGTATCCGCGCGACAGCCGCATCCTCCTCGTCACGCATAAGCCGCTCATCGTGAGTCTCATCGCAAGTCTCATCGGCATGGCCACCGAATCGAAGGTCGGCGTCAAGAAGGCGTCGCTCGCCTGCATCGATGTCGGGTCGACCGTTCAGCGGGGCTCCGGCGTTCTCCTGTGGCTCCTGACCAACGAACAAATGCAGTTGATGAGAAAGAAAGACTGA